The following are encoded together in the Daucus carota subsp. sativus chromosome 5, DH1 v3.0, whole genome shotgun sequence genome:
- the LOC108223987 gene encoding ATP-dependent DNA helicase DDM1, which yields MGDKETPVKEEPVVDSPTSVLEEEDTCKDKVGVKLEEEEFLDAKNGDVSLISSEMAAVEKKLKEENAAEEEEVKDVPELNDSQFSKLDELLTQTHLYTKFLLEKMDDITVNGVEEDSKDSKPNKKGRGSKRKAASNYNTRKAKRAVAAMLTRSEETTASEDPSLTKEEIIEKEQAELVPLLTGGQLKPYQIKGVKWMISLWQNGLNGILADQMGLGKTIQTIGFLAHLKGKGMDGPYLVIAPLSTLSNWVNEISRFTPSINAIIYHGDAKAREQIRKESMPRSIGPKFPIVVTSYEVAMNDAKKYLRHYSWKYIVVDEGHRLKNSKCKLLKELKHLPVENKLLLTGTPLQNNLAELWSLLNFILPDIFSSHEEFESWFDLSGKCNNKAGKEELEETRQSQVVSKLHAILRPFLLRRMKEDVEQMLPRKKEIILYATMTEYQKNFQEHLVNRTLENHLLETVDTGRGFKGRLQNLMVQLRKNCAHPDLLESAYDGSYFYPPVEQIVGQCGKFQLLDKLLRKLLARKHKVLIFSQWTKILDIMHYYLEESGFEVCRIDGSVKLEERRKQIQEFNDLNSKYRIFILSTRAGGLGINLTSADTCILYDSDWNPQMDLQAMDRCHRIGQTKPVHVYRLATAQSVEGRILKRAFNKLKLEHVVIAKGQFMQEKTKADTADINEEDLLALLRDEENEEDKMIQTDINDEDLEKLLDRSDLMAGDTKMADGKPQYTASVLPLKGPGWEVVIPTSTGGMLNTVNT from the exons ATGGGGGATAAGGAGACACCAGTGAAGGAGGAACCGGTTGTTGATTCTCCTACTTCTGTGCTTGAAGAAGAG GATACGTGTAAGGACAAGGTTGGGGTAAAACTGGAGGAAGAAGAGTTTCTTGATGCGAAAAATGGCGATGTTTCTCTAATTTCGAGTGAGATGGCTGCGGTGGAAAAAAAGCTTAAGGAAGAGAATGCAGCTGAAGAAGAGGAGGTGAAGGATGTACCGGAACTCAATGACTCCCAGTTTTCTAAACTGGATGAGCTTTTGACACAGACCCACCTGTACACAAAATTTTTGCTGGAGAAAATGGATGACATCACTGTG AATGGAGTGGAAGAAGATAGCAAAGACTCTAAGCCAAACAAGAAAGGCCGGGGTTCTAAAAGAAAGGCAGCTTCAAACTACAACACT AGGAAGGCTAAGAGAGCTGTGGCAGCTATGCTCACTAGATCAGAAGAAACCACTGCTTCTGAAGACCCGAGCCTCACTAAGGAAGAAATTATTGAAAAGGAGCAGGCTGAACTTGTTCCCTTGTTGACTGGTGGTCAATTGAAGCCATATCAGATAAAAGGCGTTAAATGGATGATATCGTTATGGCAAAATGGACTCAATGGGATCCTGGCAGATCAAATGGGGCTTGGAAAGACAATTCAAACTATTGGTTTTCTTGCTCATCTAAAGGGGAAGGGGATGGATGGACCGTACCTAGTCATTGCTCCTCTGTCAACCCTTTCAAATTGGGTGAATGAGATATCCAG gtTCACACCGTCAATTAATGCAATCATCTACCATGGGGATGCAAAAGCAAGGGAACAAATTAGGAAGGAGAGTATGCCCCGGTCAATCGGCCCCAAATTTCCCATTGTAGTTACTTCTTATGAAGTTGCAATGAATGATGCAAAAAAGTATCTGAGACATTATAGTTGGAAATATATTGTGGTCGACGAG GGACACAGGCTGAAAAATTCTAAATGCAAACTACTCAAAGAATTGAAACATTTGCCTGTTGAAAATAAGTTACTGTTAACTGGGACACCTCTGCAGAACAACTTGGCTGAGCTTTGGTCATTGTTAAACTTTATTCTTCCTGATATATTCTCATCTCATGAAGAATTCGAATCATG GTTTGATCTGTCTGGGAAATGCAACAATAAAGCTGGGAAGGAAGAACTGGAGGAGACACGACAGTCACAA GTGGTGAGCAAACTCCATGCTATATTGCGTCCTTTCCTCCTTCGAAGAATGAAAGAAGATGTCGAACAAATGCTTCCTCGAAAGAAGGAGATTATTCTGTATGCCACTATGACAGAGTATCAAAAGAACTTCCAGGAGCATTTAGTTAACAGGACACTGGAAAATCACCTGCTAGAGACAGTTGACACTG GACGTGGCTTTAAAGGGAGGCTTCAAAACTTGATGGTTCAACTTCGTAAAAATTGTGCCCACCCTGACCTCTTAGAGTCGGCTTATGATGGTTCCT ACTTCTACCCACCTGTAGAGCAGATAGTTGGACAGTGCGGCAAATTTCAGTTGCTAGACAAATTGCTGAGAAAGCTATTAGCTCGCAAACACAAA GTTCTAATATTTTCCCAGTGGACTAAGATTTTGGATATAATGCATTACTATCTAGAAGAAAGCGGTTTTGAAGTTTGTAGAATTGATGGCAGTGTAAAGTTGGAAGAAAGAAGAAAACAG ATCCAGGAATTCAATGATTTAAACAGTAAATATAGAATATTTATTCTAAGCACTAGAGCTGGTGGGCTGGGGATCAATCTTACTTCAGCTGACACTTGTATTTtgtatgacagtgactgg AACCCCCAAATGGATCTACAGGCAATGGACCGCTGTCATAGAATTGGCCAGACAAAGCCTGTTCATGTTTACAGGCTTGCAACTGCTCAGTCCGTTGAG GGTAGGATTTTAAAAAGAGCTTTTAATAAGTTAAAGCTTGAGCATGTGGTGATTGCTAAGGGGCAGTTTATGCAAGAAAAAACCAAAGCTGATACTGCAGATATTAATGAG GAAGATCTACTAGCCCTTCTTCGcgatgaagaaaatgaagaagataAGATGATTCAGACAGACATAAATGATGAAGATCTAGAAAAGCTATTGGACCGCAGCGATCTTATGGCTGGTGATACTAAAATGGCAGATGGAAAGCCTCAATATACTGCGAGTGTGCTACCTTTGAAAGGACCTGGTTGGGAAGTGGTTATACCAACTTCAACTGGGGGTATGCTTAACACTGTGAACACATAG